A region of Candidatus Dormiibacterota bacterium DNA encodes the following proteins:
- a CDS encoding Fic family protein yields the protein MPDYIEIEGTPYCVTAQFAEQASLIAARVRDLRAKGALDAEALKQIYRYFRIKNIYNSNAIEGNTLDVGETRLVVEQGLTITGKPLRDQAEAKNLSAALDLLEDLATSDTRGITESDIRQLHMLILKNINDENAGRYRTVPVEISGSQHRPPDPIRISQEMAAFSQWLNVASLPGDRLLSADGLMFALVAHTWFVTIHPFVDGNGRSARLLLNLILMRYGFPIAIITREDRLRYYDALEEAQSTSLTAFGELVLECEQESIEEYETAVAEQQQRGDWTRLVAARFSADELVRTENGYEVWKSAMELLRSYFRQTTEMINRAAPLGHVYFNDFGMLEFQKYLSLMKGESAKRTWLFRIDFVQGAINGTPRSARYLFFFGSPSVQLRARQCGVTVFVAREEPAGSFNYARLEQISAPNVPDLVELGYEARNEAFVVRYGSGQISDGKLEDIGRTFIEQVIAKHYS from the coding sequence GGCTCGAGTGCGAGATCTCCGAGCCAAGGGGGCGTTAGATGCAGAAGCCCTAAAGCAAATTTATAGATATTTTCGTATTAAAAACATCTACAATTCAAACGCGATAGAAGGCAATACTCTCGATGTTGGTGAGACGCGTTTGGTTGTTGAGCAAGGTTTAACGATTACGGGTAAGCCGCTGCGCGACCAAGCTGAGGCTAAGAATTTGTCTGCGGCTCTCGATTTGCTCGAAGACCTCGCGACATCGGATACGCGAGGGATCACGGAAAGCGATATCCGCCAGTTGCATATGCTCATACTCAAGAACATCAATGACGAAAATGCAGGAAGATATCGCACAGTCCCGGTTGAAATATCAGGGTCACAACACAGGCCACCAGATCCGATACGCATATCCCAGGAAATGGCGGCGTTTTCACAATGGCTAAATGTCGCGTCTCTACCTGGCGATCGCCTCCTTTCGGCGGACGGATTGATGTTTGCGCTGGTCGCTCACACGTGGTTTGTTACGATTCATCCATTCGTCGATGGCAATGGACGGTCCGCCAGGCTTCTTCTCAATTTAATTCTGATGCGATATGGATTCCCTATTGCAATAATTACGCGCGAAGATCGGCTTCGTTATTATGACGCGCTCGAAGAAGCTCAGTCGACAAGTTTGACCGCGTTCGGTGAACTAGTGCTCGAGTGTGAACAAGAAAGCATTGAAGAGTACGAGACGGCAGTCGCTGAGCAACAGCAACGGGGAGATTGGACGCGATTAGTTGCTGCCCGTTTCTCTGCGGATGAACTTGTCCGCACGGAAAATGGATACGAGGTTTGGAAGAGTGCCATGGAGCTCTTGAGGAGCTATTTTAGGCAAACGACAGAGATGATTAATAGGGCCGCGCCGTTGGGGCATGTCTATTTCAACGATTTTGGTATGCTCGAGTTTCAGAAATATCTTTCGTTGATGAAAGGTGAATCCGCAAAGCGCACCTGGCTTTTCCGGATTGATTTTGTGCAGGGAGCAATAAATGGAACACCCCGTAGTGCGCGTTATTTGTTTTTCTTTGGGTCGCCAAGCGTGCAACTCAGAGCGCGGCAATGTGGCGTGACAGTATTTGTCGCCAGGGAGGAGCCTGCTGGATCTTTCAACTACGCTAGGTTAGAGCAAATAAGCGCGCCAAATGTACCAGATCTTGTCGAGCTCGGATATGAGGCAAGAAACGAGGCCTTTGTCGTTCGCTATGGTTCCGGACAGATATCGGATGGCAAGCTAGAAGACATTGGCCGCACCTTCATCGAGCAAGTCATTGCTAAGCACTACTCTTAA